A genomic region of Oenanthe melanoleuca isolate GR-GAL-2019-014 chromosome 25, OMel1.0, whole genome shotgun sequence contains the following coding sequences:
- the LOC130262797 gene encoding blue-sensitive opsin isoform X2 gives MRDELPEDFYIPMSLETTNLTALSPFLVPQTHLGSPGIFRAMAAFMFLLVALGVPINALTVVCTVKYKKLRSHLNYILVNLAVANLLVVCVGSTTAFYSFSQMYFALGPLACKVEGFTATLGGMVSLWSLAVVAFERFLVICKPLGNFTFRGSHAVLGCAITWIFGLIASVPPLFGWSRYIPEGLQCSCGPDWYTTNNKWNNESYVIFLFCFCFGFPLSVIVFSYGRLLLTLRAVAKQQEQSASTQKAEREVTKMVVVMVLGFLVCWLPYTAFALWVVTHRGHPFDVGLASIPSVFSKASTVYNPVIYVLMNKQFRSCMLKLVFCGRSPFGDEDDVSGSSQATQVSSVSSSQVSPA, from the exons ATGCGGGACGAGCTCCCCGAGGATTTCTACATCCCCATGAGCCTGGAGACCACCAACCTGACGGCGCTGAGCCCCTTCCTGGTGCCGCAGACGCACCTGGGCAGCCCCGGGATCTTCAGGGCCATGGCCGCCTTCATGTTCCTGCTGGTCGCGCTGGGCGTGCCCATCAACGCGCTGACCGTGGTCTGCACCGTCAAGTACAAGAAGCTGCGCTCGCACCTCAACTACATCCTGGTCAACCTGGCCGTGGCCAACCTGCTGGTGGTGTGCGTGGGCTCCACCACGGCTTTCTACAGCTTCTCGCAGATGTACTTCGCCCTGGGGCCGCTGGCCTGCAAGGTCGAGGGGTTCACGGCCACGCTGGGCg ggatggtgtCCCTCTGGTCGCTGGCCGTGGTGGCCTTCGAGCGCTTCCTGGTCATCTGCAAGCCGCTGGGCAACTTCACGTTCCGCGGTAGCCACGcggtgctgggctgtgccatcACCTGGATCTTCGGCCTCATCGCCTCCGTGCCCCCCCTCTTCGGCTGGAGCAG gtACATCCCCgaggggctgcagtgctcctgcGGCCCGGACTGGTACACGACGAACAACAAATGGAACAACGAGTCCTACGtgattttcctcttctgcttctgcttcGGCTTCCCGCTGAGCGTCATCGTCTTCTCCTACGGGaggctgctgctcaccctgcGCGCC GTGgccaagcagcaggagcagtcGGCCAGCACGCAGAAGGCGGAGCGCGAGGTGACCAAgatggtggtggtgatggtgcTGGGCTTCCTGGTGTGCTGGCTGCCCTACACGGCCTTCGCGCTCTGGGTGGTGACGCACCGCGGCCACCCCTTCGACGTGGGGCTGGCCTCCATCCCCTCCGTCTTCTCCAAGGCCTCCACCGTCTACAACCCCGTCATCTACGTCCTCATGAACAAGCag TTCCGCTCCTGCATGCTCAAGCTCGTGTTCTGCGGCCGGAGCCCGTTCGGGGACGAGGACGACGTGTCCGGCTCGTCCCAGGCCACGCAGGTGTCCTCGGTGTCCTCCAGCCAGGTGTCCCCGGCGTAG
- the LOC130262797 gene encoding blue-sensitive opsin isoform X1, with translation MQKSREMRDELPEDFYIPMSLETTNLTALSPFLVPQTHLGSPGIFRAMAAFMFLLVALGVPINALTVVCTVKYKKLRSHLNYILVNLAVANLLVVCVGSTTAFYSFSQMYFALGPLACKVEGFTATLGGMVSLWSLAVVAFERFLVICKPLGNFTFRGSHAVLGCAITWIFGLIASVPPLFGWSRYIPEGLQCSCGPDWYTTNNKWNNESYVIFLFCFCFGFPLSVIVFSYGRLLLTLRAVAKQQEQSASTQKAEREVTKMVVVMVLGFLVCWLPYTAFALWVVTHRGHPFDVGLASIPSVFSKASTVYNPVIYVLMNKQFRSCMLKLVFCGRSPFGDEDDVSGSSQATQVSSVSSSQVSPA, from the exons atgcAGAAATCGCGGGAGATGCGGGACGAGCTCCCCGAGGATTTCTACATCCCCATGAGCCTGGAGACCACCAACCTGACGGCGCTGAGCCCCTTCCTGGTGCCGCAGACGCACCTGGGCAGCCCCGGGATCTTCAGGGCCATGGCCGCCTTCATGTTCCTGCTGGTCGCGCTGGGCGTGCCCATCAACGCGCTGACCGTGGTCTGCACCGTCAAGTACAAGAAGCTGCGCTCGCACCTCAACTACATCCTGGTCAACCTGGCCGTGGCCAACCTGCTGGTGGTGTGCGTGGGCTCCACCACGGCTTTCTACAGCTTCTCGCAGATGTACTTCGCCCTGGGGCCGCTGGCCTGCAAGGTCGAGGGGTTCACGGCCACGCTGGGCg ggatggtgtCCCTCTGGTCGCTGGCCGTGGTGGCCTTCGAGCGCTTCCTGGTCATCTGCAAGCCGCTGGGCAACTTCACGTTCCGCGGTAGCCACGcggtgctgggctgtgccatcACCTGGATCTTCGGCCTCATCGCCTCCGTGCCCCCCCTCTTCGGCTGGAGCAG gtACATCCCCgaggggctgcagtgctcctgcGGCCCGGACTGGTACACGACGAACAACAAATGGAACAACGAGTCCTACGtgattttcctcttctgcttctgcttcGGCTTCCCGCTGAGCGTCATCGTCTTCTCCTACGGGaggctgctgctcaccctgcGCGCC GTGgccaagcagcaggagcagtcGGCCAGCACGCAGAAGGCGGAGCGCGAGGTGACCAAgatggtggtggtgatggtgcTGGGCTTCCTGGTGTGCTGGCTGCCCTACACGGCCTTCGCGCTCTGGGTGGTGACGCACCGCGGCCACCCCTTCGACGTGGGGCTGGCCTCCATCCCCTCCGTCTTCTCCAAGGCCTCCACCGTCTACAACCCCGTCATCTACGTCCTCATGAACAAGCag TTCCGCTCCTGCATGCTCAAGCTCGTGTTCTGCGGCCGGAGCCCGTTCGGGGACGAGGACGACGTGTCCGGCTCGTCCCAGGCCACGCAGGTGTCCTCGGTGTCCTCCAGCCAGGTGTCCCCGGCGTAG